A single genomic interval of Rosistilla ulvae harbors:
- a CDS encoding FecR domain-containing protein has protein sequence MNAFDRFAQLWTDYLEGELDEQGLAELRQLMAEDPQRVTLAADMFQTHRLLALAVDESKSRQDQFVREAMSRLPDNQDAFVRRVMSNMEPDPTTSATPPKRNAFRTKAAAIGIAAAIMLAAVAAFYFGNPTQPQIAHETESQSIGSATAAADVRLASNSNAKFFGELSPPVGAVLAGERDYVLMSGMIEVAFPAGASAILEGPAVFRVMSDECLALDVGSCSVHAPDGAEGFRVETPATRVVDRGTRFSVNVSETSETEVQVIEGAADIYDIGGDGEPMPDRDPTIRMTDGDAQKFSRGQAFAGGAIPFDASRYRSRLPDRIIAYETTTADEDGGAENLTGVTLQRGGRVVTVPVEDLIPIRVASFKATEPGPLFVSTGQTLPDGRIVTSSDRSLVTGAINPGGSREPLTTDPVLSGPSATPGMAIKFASPVENGPGPDVVLFDLQTFSNPPDGDAFHVSPLRFREGLRSHSIRVYDLTMESPNARDLTAFYIHQFANPVDSIADLQTQECFPNGKVLKFRGLAVGIDLSDLGYADGQRVDGLFIQDAMDDSHHVDPVFIGGLPAMAKLSGETP, from the coding sequence ATGAACGCTTTCGATCGTTTTGCCCAGCTCTGGACCGACTATCTCGAAGGCGAACTCGACGAGCAAGGTCTGGCCGAGCTTCGCCAGTTGATGGCGGAAGATCCGCAGCGAGTGACGTTGGCGGCTGACATGTTTCAGACGCATCGTTTGTTAGCGTTGGCGGTCGACGAATCCAAATCGCGACAAGATCAGTTTGTCCGCGAAGCGATGTCGCGACTGCCCGACAATCAGGATGCCTTCGTCCGTCGCGTGATGTCCAACATGGAACCCGATCCGACGACGTCTGCGACGCCGCCGAAGCGAAACGCGTTTCGTACGAAAGCCGCCGCGATTGGAATCGCCGCCGCCATCATGTTGGCCGCTGTGGCAGCGTTTTACTTCGGAAATCCAACTCAACCGCAGATCGCTCACGAAACCGAGAGCCAGTCCATCGGCAGCGCGACGGCGGCAGCGGATGTTCGTTTGGCGAGCAATTCTAATGCAAAGTTCTTCGGTGAACTGTCGCCTCCCGTGGGAGCGGTGCTTGCTGGCGAGCGGGATTATGTGCTGATGAGCGGAATGATCGAGGTTGCCTTCCCGGCCGGCGCGTCGGCAATCCTGGAGGGCCCGGCGGTCTTTCGAGTGATGTCCGACGAATGCCTCGCCTTGGATGTGGGGAGTTGTTCGGTCCACGCCCCCGACGGCGCCGAAGGCTTTCGCGTGGAGACACCCGCGACGCGTGTGGTCGATCGTGGGACGCGGTTCTCGGTGAACGTTTCGGAGACGAGCGAGACCGAGGTGCAAGTGATCGAAGGAGCGGCGGACATCTACGACATCGGTGGCGATGGCGAACCGATGCCCGATCGCGATCCGACGATCCGCATGACCGACGGCGACGCTCAAAAATTCAGCCGCGGCCAAGCCTTTGCCGGCGGTGCGATTCCGTTTGATGCCAGTCGCTATCGCAGCCGATTGCCCGATCGCATTATCGCTTACGAAACAACGACAGCCGACGAAGATGGAGGGGCTGAAAATCTGACCGGCGTCACGTTGCAGCGCGGTGGCCGCGTCGTGACCGTGCCGGTGGAAGATCTGATTCCGATTCGCGTTGCGTCGTTTAAAGCGACCGAACCGGGGCCGCTTTTTGTTAGCACCGGCCAGACGCTTCCCGACGGACGGATCGTCACCTCTTCGGATCGCAGCCTGGTCACCGGCGCGATCAATCCCGGCGGAAGCCGCGAACCGCTGACGACCGATCCCGTGTTGAGCGGCCCCTCCGCCACGCCTGGAATGGCGATCAAGTTCGCCAGCCCGGTCGAAAACGGTCCCGGCCCCGACGTCGTGCTCTTCGATCTGCAAACGTTTTCCAACCCGCCCGACGGCGATGCCTTTCACGTCAGCCCGCTTCGATTTCGCGAGGGACTGCGATCGCATTCGATCCGCGTTTACGACCTGACGATGGAATCGCCCAACGCGCGCGATCTGACCGCCTTCTACATTCATCAGTTCGCCAATCCGGTCGATTCGATCGCAGACCTGCAGACGCAGGAGTGCTTCCCCAATGGCAAAGTGCTCAAATTCCGCGGCTTGGCCGTCGGCATCGATCTGTCCGATTTGGGCTACGCCGATGGTCAGCGCGTCGACGGCCTGTTCATTCAAGATGCGATGGACGACAGCCACCATGTCGATCCCGTTTTCATTGGAGGCCTGCCAGCGATGGCGAAACTCTCAGGAGAGACTCCATGA
- the pgsB gene encoding poly-gamma-glutamate synthase PgsB — MDGTLVMAGGALALSAAGIAESWWHNHNLHKIPVRIHVNGTRGKSSVTRLIAAGLRAGGIRTCAKTTGTVPRMIFPDGSEASVFRPSRANVIEQRRVVRAAARLGAEALVVECMALQPQLQSLCELQLIQSTHGVITNARADHLDVMGPDVRGVARALAGTVPVGGTMYTAEQRQMPRDVIADAAKDRGSKMVSILDDSVAEVTWDELAGFSHIEHPDNLALALRICSDLGVDRQTALRGMWAADADPGVMRLYRIADPEREMVFVNGFAANDPESTGHSWNTLVDRYEKVERRIALFNCREDRIDRSIQLADACVRWRPADHYILSGTGTETFARRAIQKGLSKDRLTCAEHQPAARIVELMQGQSGRSSMVMGMGNIAGPGMDLLNYFQQAQDSNRCETQEPQLQEAA, encoded by the coding sequence ATGGACGGCACTCTGGTAATGGCTGGTGGTGCGCTCGCGTTGTCTGCTGCGGGTATCGCCGAATCTTGGTGGCACAACCACAACCTTCATAAGATCCCGGTACGGATTCATGTTAATGGGACGCGTGGGAAGTCGAGTGTTACGCGCTTAATTGCCGCGGGTTTGCGAGCTGGCGGAATTCGGACGTGTGCCAAGACAACCGGTACCGTGCCGCGGATGATCTTCCCCGACGGCAGCGAAGCATCGGTCTTTCGTCCCTCCCGAGCCAACGTGATCGAACAGCGACGGGTCGTCCGCGCGGCCGCTCGATTGGGAGCCGAAGCGCTGGTCGTCGAGTGCATGGCGCTGCAACCTCAGCTGCAATCGCTGTGTGAATTGCAGTTGATCCAATCGACTCACGGCGTGATCACCAACGCCCGCGCCGATCACTTGGACGTGATGGGGCCCGACGTTCGCGGCGTCGCTCGCGCCCTGGCGGGGACGGTTCCTGTCGGCGGAACGATGTATACCGCCGAACAGCGGCAGATGCCGCGCGACGTGATCGCCGACGCGGCGAAGGACCGCGGATCGAAGATGGTTTCGATTCTGGACGACAGCGTCGCCGAGGTCACTTGGGATGAACTAGCCGGGTTTTCTCATATCGAACACCCCGACAACTTGGCTCTCGCGCTGCGGATCTGCAGCGATCTGGGAGTCGACCGCCAGACGGCGCTGCGAGGGATGTGGGCTGCCGACGCCGATCCGGGCGTGATGCGACTGTATCGGATCGCCGATCCGGAGCGTGAGATGGTCTTTGTCAACGGATTCGCAGCGAACGATCCCGAATCGACCGGGCACAGCTGGAACACGTTGGTCGACCGCTACGAAAAGGTCGAGCGGCGGATCGCATTGTTCAATTGCCGCGAGGATCGGATCGATCGCTCGATTCAGTTGGCCGATGCCTGCGTTCGCTGGCGACCCGCCGACCATTACATCCTTTCGGGAACGGGAACCGAGACGTTTGCTCGCCGCGCGATCCAGAAAGGACTCTCCAAAGATCGATTGACCTGTGCGGAACATCAACCCGCGGCGCGGATCGTCGAATTGATGCAGGGCCAATCGGGGCGCAGTTCGATGGTCATGGGGATGGGGAACATCGCCGGGCCTGGAATGGATCTGTTGAATTACTTCCAACAGGCCCAAGATTCGAATCGCTGTGAAACCCAAGAACCCCAACTGCAGGAGGCCGCGTAA
- a CDS encoding DUF1501 domain-containing protein — translation MKSSITRRDLLSAGALAAGGIALPRSASAESAHPSLMGQAEHVISIWLGGGMGQIDTFDPKRKGDPANRKAGAYYDSIDTAVDDVQVCEHLSQMAPLMDRVTAVRSVYHEMIDEHAAATNRMHTGRPISGTISYPSIGSIIANQRGAANDIAPPYVLIGYPNVTRGPGFLGARDSYLYLTDTNRGPAGLSRADGITSDRQSRRERFLATLQQNGAAVAEQRLTDYDAAIQQSLKLSGPEFTRVFDLDNEPDDLRQRYGGEFGQRCLLSRRLVERGVRFIEVSHNLNFLNGAGWDVHNAGILQQHKLIQEMDTAVSTLILDLEEKKLLDKTLIVITSEFGRPPEFDSGGGRGHQGRAFTCVLAGGGLAHQGAWGETDELSKKIVSDPVGVPDFFATICATVGIDWTKNLYAGDRPVPITDRGEPIAKLLQS, via the coding sequence ATGAAATCATCTATCACTCGCCGCGACCTGTTGAGTGCAGGTGCGCTGGCCGCGGGCGGAATCGCCCTGCCACGATCGGCCTCCGCCGAATCCGCTCACCCGTCGCTGATGGGCCAAGCCGAGCATGTGATCTCGATCTGGCTCGGTGGCGGAATGGGACAGATCGACACGTTCGATCCGAAACGCAAAGGGGATCCGGCCAACCGGAAAGCCGGCGCCTATTACGACTCGATCGATACCGCCGTCGACGACGTGCAGGTTTGCGAGCATCTGTCGCAGATGGCTCCGTTGATGGATCGCGTGACGGCGGTCCGCAGCGTGTATCATGAAATGATCGATGAACATGCCGCTGCGACCAATCGGATGCACACCGGCCGACCGATCAGCGGTACGATCTCCTATCCGTCGATCGGATCGATCATCGCGAACCAACGCGGCGCGGCCAATGACATCGCCCCGCCGTACGTTCTGATCGGATATCCCAACGTCACGCGAGGTCCTGGTTTTCTTGGTGCCCGCGACAGCTATCTCTATCTGACCGACACCAATCGCGGACCGGCGGGACTGAGTCGTGCCGACGGCATCACGTCGGATCGGCAATCGCGACGCGAACGCTTTTTGGCGACGCTGCAACAAAACGGTGCGGCGGTGGCGGAACAGCGACTGACCGACTACGACGCAGCGATTCAACAGAGCTTGAAGCTGAGCGGTCCAGAATTCACGCGCGTCTTCGATCTCGATAACGAACCGGACGATCTGCGTCAGCGTTACGGAGGGGAGTTTGGGCAGCGATGTCTGCTGAGTCGCCGGCTGGTCGAGCGAGGCGTCCGGTTTATCGAAGTCTCTCACAATCTGAACTTCTTAAACGGTGCGGGCTGGGATGTGCACAACGCGGGGATCCTGCAACAGCACAAACTGATTCAGGAGATGGACACCGCCGTCTCGACGCTGATCCTGGACCTGGAAGAAAAGAAGCTGTTGGACAAAACGTTGATCGTGATCACCAGCGAATTCGGCCGGCCGCCGGAGTTTGATAGCGGTGGCGGTCGCGGCCACCAAGGGCGTGCGTTTACGTGCGTCTTGGCCGGCGGCGGCTTGGCTCATCAAGGCGCCTGGGGCGAAACCGACGAACTCTCTAAGAAGATCGTCTCCGACCCGGTCGGCGTCCCCGACTTCTTCGCTACGATCTGCGCCACCGTCGGGATCGATTGGACGAAGAACCTGTACGCCGGCGACCGCCCGGTCCCGATCACCGATCGCGGGGAACCGATCGCCAAGCTTCTACAAAGCTAG
- a CDS encoding DUF1553 domain-containing protein: MHRFLPSLLALLFVIATASRSPGDSPLVARWDFGSEEATPMKARGNLQRDQAGPRPPEFPDLDASNTAVRFDGGYFSIPDAGADSEFDFTNGEAITLEAWVSPIGGITGSPHVVIGKGRTGSPKFARDNQNWALRLAGKANEAKINFLFASKLTGSGRHWHRWTSKQSFRTNTGWYHIAISYRFGDPGSIRGYINGEPTTGSWDMGGATKLAPVVDDDEIRIGSGFKGLIDAVAVHREVLDEKVVAARFRRVGEARIARLQPEVMPQLQGLPEGRVMFQISGGLPSRERWLYEGEEWPAESMRWSGDEFLLSRLPMEYDSWGIRSSWKAPLLLRMAADVDLPAGTHQFLMRVRDQARLWVDGQLVAKTKSSTGRPPDGEEPMQPLTQPPLPGHRLPGYRQQEVVGEATIATEGDSETRRCRVVLELVVGGPGRRTETGEICVAMLSPDGKRYDLLGADDTRLPLTDAAVVPAIDRIEQQLVQLDDQRRRAAAASEDPYWDRRHEIARQWAAENPADVDVAVQAADAENPIDRFIAAKIAGAVAASADTDPKQAEHFHGKVLPLLREQCFRCHGEKSKGDLKLNSREAALKAGESEIPAVVPGDLDASELISQIRSGAMPPTDDGLSEPQIELLEQWVRDGAVWPAPPLADADVALAAVVDDQAFLRRIYLDTVGVPPTFAEAQAFLADSHPDKRTRLIDSLLDDPRYADHWMSFWLDALAENPSLLNASLNSTGPFRWFVYEALRDDKPLDRMVTELLMLRGGAAEGGSAGFGIAAENDAPMAAKGHIIASAFLGIELQCARCHDSPYHSTSQRDLYSLAAMMGRKSVTVPKTSRVPDAFFESQKDRVSLIQVTLKPDEPVTAEWPFAAATGAVDGPEIDALMMKPSDTRERLAALITTPQNTRFTEVIVNRIWKQLIGAGLVEPVHDWEGSIASHPDLLQWLARELVSSGYDTRHIVRLIATSETYQRAATGKNLDASAELRFFNATERRRLTAEQVVDSLHQATGRKIDVEPLTFVHDGRVLLGSRQTLGSPSRAWMFGDLKNERDRPSLSLPKARAVVDVLEAFGWTGARQMPIVDRETDPNVLQPGILANGTLSMNLTRAAYQSDLAELAIEADSPDQLVETLFLRFLCRTPTDAERQAFTLALADGFDARIVPDDKVVMPEPPPRLQQVTWFNHLRPKANEIQVEMERRANAGPTPDPRLQADWREVYEDIVWSLVNHREFVWIP; encoded by the coding sequence ATGCACCGATTCCTCCCCTCCCTACTCGCTCTCTTATTTGTCATCGCAACGGCCAGTCGCTCACCGGGTGATTCTCCGCTGGTCGCGCGCTGGGACTTTGGCAGCGAAGAAGCGACGCCGATGAAAGCTCGCGGCAATCTCCAACGCGACCAGGCCGGCCCGCGGCCGCCGGAGTTCCCCGATTTGGACGCCAGCAACACCGCGGTCCGTTTCGATGGGGGCTACTTCAGCATTCCCGACGCGGGAGCCGACAGCGAGTTCGACTTCACCAACGGCGAAGCGATCACGCTGGAAGCTTGGGTCAGTCCGATCGGCGGGATTACTGGTTCGCCGCACGTGGTGATCGGCAAGGGGCGGACCGGTTCTCCGAAATTCGCTCGCGACAACCAGAACTGGGCGTTGCGTTTGGCGGGCAAGGCCAACGAGGCGAAAATCAATTTCCTGTTCGCGTCGAAGTTGACCGGCAGCGGGCGGCATTGGCATCGTTGGACGTCGAAGCAGAGTTTCCGGACGAACACCGGTTGGTATCACATCGCGATCTCCTATCGTTTCGGCGATCCGGGTTCGATCCGCGGTTACATCAATGGAGAACCGACGACGGGGAGCTGGGATATGGGCGGAGCGACCAAGTTGGCGCCGGTGGTCGACGACGATGAGATCCGCATCGGCAGCGGTTTTAAAGGGCTGATCGATGCGGTTGCGGTCCATCGCGAAGTGTTGGACGAAAAAGTCGTGGCGGCTCGCTTCCGCCGCGTTGGTGAAGCTCGCATCGCCCGACTGCAACCCGAAGTCATGCCGCAGTTGCAAGGTCTTCCCGAGGGCCGCGTGATGTTCCAAATTTCCGGCGGCTTGCCGTCGCGAGAGCGGTGGTTGTATGAAGGCGAGGAATGGCCGGCCGAATCGATGCGTTGGAGCGGGGACGAATTCCTGTTGTCGCGGCTTCCGATGGAATACGACAGCTGGGGCATCCGGTCCAGCTGGAAGGCACCGCTGTTGTTGCGGATGGCCGCCGACGTCGATCTGCCAGCGGGAACGCATCAGTTTTTGATGCGGGTTCGCGATCAAGCGCGATTGTGGGTCGACGGCCAATTGGTTGCGAAGACGAAATCGTCGACGGGGCGTCCGCCCGATGGCGAAGAGCCGATGCAGCCGCTGACTCAGCCGCCGCTGCCCGGACATCGACTGCCAGGTTACCGCCAGCAGGAGGTTGTTGGCGAAGCGACGATCGCGACCGAAGGGGACAGCGAAACGCGTCGCTGCCGCGTCGTCTTGGAACTGGTCGTCGGTGGTCCCGGCCGCCGGACCGAAACGGGAGAGATCTGCGTTGCGATGCTCTCTCCCGACGGCAAGCGGTATGACCTGCTCGGTGCCGACGACACACGATTGCCACTGACCGACGCGGCCGTTGTGCCAGCGATCGACCGAATCGAACAACAACTCGTCCAACTGGACGACCAGCGGCGGCGTGCCGCTGCAGCGTCTGAAGATCCGTATTGGGATCGGCGTCACGAAATCGCTCGGCAATGGGCGGCTGAAAATCCTGCCGACGTGGATGTGGCGGTGCAGGCTGCCGACGCTGAAAATCCGATCGACAGGTTTATCGCCGCAAAGATCGCAGGCGCCGTCGCTGCATCGGCGGACACCGATCCGAAGCAAGCCGAACATTTTCATGGCAAAGTTTTGCCGCTGTTGCGGGAGCAGTGCTTCCGATGTCACGGCGAGAAGAGCAAAGGGGATCTGAAGCTGAACTCGCGCGAAGCGGCGTTGAAGGCGGGCGAATCGGAGATCCCCGCGGTGGTGCCGGGCGATCTCGATGCCAGCGAATTGATTTCGCAAATTCGCAGCGGCGCGATGCCGCCGACCGACGATGGACTCTCCGAACCACAGATCGAACTACTGGAGCAATGGGTTCGCGACGGAGCGGTTTGGCCCGCGCCGCCGCTGGCTGACGCCGATGTCGCGTTGGCGGCGGTCGTCGACGACCAAGCGTTTCTCCGGCGGATCTATCTCGATACCGTGGGCGTTCCGCCGACGTTCGCTGAAGCCCAGGCGTTTCTCGCCGATTCGCATCCCGACAAGCGCACGCGACTGATCGACAGCTTGCTGGACGATCCGCGATACGCCGACCATTGGATGAGTTTCTGGCTCGACGCGCTCGCCGAAAACCCGTCGCTGCTGAACGCATCGCTCAACAGCACCGGACCGTTTCGTTGGTTCGTGTACGAAGCGTTGCGAGACGACAAGCCGCTGGATCGGATGGTGACCGAGCTGTTGATGCTGCGAGGCGGAGCTGCCGAAGGGGGAAGTGCCGGGTTTGGCATCGCCGCCGAAAACGATGCTCCGATGGCGGCCAAAGGTCACATCATCGCATCGGCCTTCCTGGGGATCGAACTGCAATGCGCCCGCTGTCACGATTCTCCCTACCACAGCACTTCGCAACGCGATCTCTACTCGCTGGCCGCGATGATGGGGCGGAAATCGGTCACTGTGCCGAAGACCAGTCGCGTGCCGGATGCGTTTTTTGAAAGCCAAAAAGATCGCGTTTCGCTGATCCAAGTGACGCTGAAGCCGGACGAACCTGTCACTGCCGAGTGGCCTTTCGCAGCGGCGACCGGCGCCGTCGATGGTCCCGAGATCGATGCGTTGATGATGAAGCCGTCCGATACGCGGGAACGTCTGGCCGCTCTGATCACCACGCCGCAAAACACGCGGTTCACCGAAGTGATCGTCAATCGGATCTGGAAGCAATTGATCGGTGCCGGCTTGGTCGAACCGGTCCACGATTGGGAGGGGAGCATCGCGAGCCATCCCGACCTGCTGCAGTGGCTCGCTCGCGAACTGGTCTCCAGCGGTTACGACACCCGGCACATCGTGCGGTTGATCGCAACGTCGGAGACTTACCAACGGGCGGCGACGGGAAAGAATCTCGACGCGTCGGCTGAGTTGCGATTTTTTAATGCGACCGAGCGACGTCGATTGACTGCGGAGCAAGTTGTCGATTCGCTGCATCAAGCGACCGGACGCAAGATCGATGTCGAGCCGTTGACCTTCGTGCACGACGGCCGCGTCCTGTTGGGCAGCCGGCAAACGCTGGGCAGCCCGAGCCGTGCGTGGATGTTTGGCGATCTGAAGAACGAACGCGATCGCCCCAGTTTGTCGCTCCCCAAGGCGCGGGCTGTCGTCGACGTGCTGGAAGCCTTCGGTTGGACCGGAGCCCGGCAGATGCCGATCGTCGACCGCGAGACCGATCCCAACGTCTTGCAGCCTGGCATCCTCGCCAACGGTACACTTTCGATGAACCTAACGCGGGCCGCCTACCAAAGCGATTTGGCGGAACTGGCAATCGAAGCCGATTCCCCGGACCAGCTTGTCGAGACGTTGTTCCTGCGATTTTTATGTCGCACGCCAACCGATGCCGAACGCCAAGCGTTCACCTTGGCGTTGGCCGATGGCTTCGACGCGCGGATCGTCCCGGACGACAAGGTCGTGATGCCCGAGCCGCCACCGCGGCTGCAACAGGTGACGTGGTTTAACCATCTGCGTCCAAAGGCAAATGAAATTCAAGTTGAAATGGAACGCCGCGCAAACGCGGGCCCAACCCCCGACCCCCGGCTGCAAGCAGATTGGCGAGAGGTCTACGAAGACATCGTCTGGAGCCTGGTAAACCACCGTGAATTTGTTTGGATTCCGTAA
- the pgsC gene encoding poly-gamma-glutamate biosynthesis protein PgsC: MDATLLAIAIGLVVSLLVTEVFGLSVGGMIVPGYIAMSMHHPVAVVMTIAAAVVTWGIIRQVSRWVILYGRRRVVLTMLFGFVVGTMFRLLATSLAGVPAEEALNPVVMIGFIIPGLIALWFERQGFIETLSPMMSAAVLVRLTLITIGVENFS, from the coding sequence ATGGATGCCACTTTGCTTGCAATTGCTATCGGTTTGGTCGTCAGCCTGTTGGTGACCGAGGTCTTCGGTTTGAGTGTCGGCGGGATGATTGTCCCCGGATACATCGCGATGTCGATGCATCATCCGGTCGCCGTGGTGATGACGATCGCCGCGGCGGTTGTGACCTGGGGAATCATTCGCCAGGTCTCCCGGTGGGTGATCTTGTACGGCCGCCGACGGGTCGTGTTGACGATGCTGTTTGGGTTTGTCGTCGGAACAATGTTCCGTTTGCTGGCGACAAGTCTGGCCGGAGTGCCGGCCGAAGAGGCGTTGAACCCCGTGGTGATGATCGGTTTCATCATCCCCGGCCTGATCGCGCTTTGGTTTGAACGCCAAGGATTTATTGAAACGCTGTCCCCGATGATGTCGGCGGCGGTGTTGGTTCGTTTGACCTTGATCACCATCGGCGTGGAGAACTTCTCATGA